A single genomic interval of Malania oleifera isolate guangnan ecotype guangnan chromosome 13, ASM2987363v1, whole genome shotgun sequence harbors:
- the LOC131146167 gene encoding uncharacterized protein LOC131146167: protein MAAAEARAAWQRAANRCFVQEDARRAPKLSCSTSSSSSKSQSESEPGDGSNGPYHNKPGCMLNNPNSDIPHDIKWWLHLQPGFGHQKDFAYEQLNTLEAEVDVLSAGFTNQTSRCTGVDQHIEENAPQTGVRRNTDSCVDHPLKACATCLKIDWDTRMPELKAVFNDNPKSVHKNTDMGESWCSDDHLMDFDSLNSIVSKQPKKLSSDLGSHWIEAEKSEPWWRITDKEELAYLVAQKSLEHIENCDLPQPQTKHFGRRPSSGLEFDRSGILASSFDQKAGMGFSSLTSCTCESPTSVSMSEKQCAVGDLGSSLHVSGGLLSSNNIYGTPDLVEAQHTAESDPSKAQLLDALSHSQTRARKAEEAARQLQTEKEHIVKLIFKQASQLFAYKQWFYMLQLENLCHQHKIEEQPTSTLFPDSLPSVPCKGRQSRKSRHKSANQKPGMPVYNVCKSAVAFAVGLSLAGAGLLLGWTMGWLFPAP from the exons ATGGCAGCAGCAGAAGCAAGGGCAGCTTGGCAGCGGGCTGCCAACCGTTGCTTTGTTCAAGAAGATGCTAGGAGAGCTCCAAAATTATCTTGCAGCACTTCATCGTCTTCATCAAAATCTCAATCTGAATCTGAACCAGGTGATGGATCAAATGGGCCATATCATAATAAACCTGGTTGCATGCTTAATAATCCAAACTCTGATATACCACATGACATAAAATGGTGGTTGCACCTGCAACCTGGCTTTGGGCACCAGAAAGATTTTGCATATGAACAGCTGAATACCTTGGAAGCTGAGGTCGATGTTTTAAGTGCTGGATTTACTAATCAAACTTCCAGATGTACCGGGGTTGACCAACACATTGAAGAAAATGCTCCTCAAACTGGTGTTAGAAGAAATACGGACTCTTGTGTGGACCATCCATTGAAGGCCTGTGCCACTTGTTTGAAAATTGACTGGGACACTAGAATGCCTGAACTCAAGGCTGTCTTTAATGATAATCCAAAATCAGTACACAAAAATACGGATATGGGAGAGTCTTGGTGCTCGGATGATCATCTGATGGATTTTGACTCCCTCAACTCCATAGTCTCTAAACAGCCCAAGAAGCTGTCTTCTGATTTAGGATCCCATTGGATTGAAGCTGAGAAGTCTGAGCCATGGTGGCGCATAACTGATAAAGAGGAGTTGGCTTACTTGGTTGCTCAGAAGTCACTTGAGCATATTGAGAATTGTGATCTTCCACAACCCCAGACCAAGCACTTCGGGAGGAGACCATCTTCTGGCCTGGAATTTGACCGTTCTGGGATACTTGCTTCATCCTTTGATCAGAAGGCAGGTATGGGCTTCTCCAGTCTGACTAGCTGTACATGTGAAAGTCCCACTTCAGTGAGCATGAGTGAAAAACAGTGCGCTGTGGGTGATTTAGGGAGCTCACTGCATGTTTCAGGGGGACTGCTCAG CTCCAACAATATCTATGGTACACCCGATCTGGTGGAAGCCCAACACACTGCTGAGAGTGATCCCAGCAAAGCTCAGCTGTTGGATGCCCTCAGCCATTCTCAGACACGAGCAAGAAAGGCTGAGGAGGCAGCACGACAGTTGCAGACAGAGAAGGAGCACATTGTGAAGCTCATTTTCAAACAGGCCTCCCAACTCTTCGCTTACAAGCAGTGGTTCTATATGCTACAACTGGAGAATCTCTGCCACCAGCACAAGATTGAGGAACAGCCAACGTCCACTCTATTTCCAGACTCTTTACCATCAGTTCCATGCAAAGGCAGGCAATCAAGAAAGAGTCGGCACAAATCTGCAAATCAGAAACCCGGGATGCCAGTGTATAATGTGTGCAAGTCTGCTGTTGCTTTTGCAGTGGGGTTAAGCCTTGCTGGTGCTGGGCTGCTGCTGGGTTGGACCATGGGTTGGCTGTTCCCTGCCCCCTGA
- the LOC131146168 gene encoding uncharacterized protein LOC131146168 isoform X1 translates to MPFCEVGGDGGASNGFKIFYKTYGHGPTKVLLIIGLAGTHDSWGPQIKGLTGTETPNDDDFTVVDRKPGGDGGNGLVEVCAFDNRGMGRSSVPTRKSEYTTKIMAKDAIALLDHLGWKKAHVFGHSMGAMIASKLAAMVPNRVLSLALLNVTGGGFQCFPKLERRTISIAIRFLRAKTPEQRAAVDLDTHYTKEYLEEYVGADTRRTILHHEYVKGISTTGMQSSCGFDGQINACWTHKMTNTELELIRSAGFLISIIHGRWAVIAQNVTPCYSPFEKIIIYGTPERISFFFFGLYRYDVIAQIYYARKLAEKLYPSSRMIDLHGGHLVSHERTEEVNQALYELIKASEMKISPSEWTNLPMESSGTQMSLLSRSNADGGFMLSTVEKLRLCLVYLFGLLVLVYEYIRRALRSLKPVRERKEKPNSLPLFFLQGLVY, encoded by the exons ATGCCCTTCTGTGAGGTCGGTGGAGATGGAGGTGCGAGCAATGGGTTCAAAATTTTCTACAAAACATATGGTCACGGGCCGACCAAAGTTCTTCTCATCATTG GTTTGGCTGGGACCCATGATTCGTGGGGTCCTCAAATTAAGGGACTAACGGGGACGGAGACTCCCAACGACGATGATTTCACGGTCGTTGATCGGAAACCAGGGGGTGATGGAGGCAATGGGCTTGTTGAGGTCTGCGCATTTGATAATCGTGGAATGGGTCGGAGCTCGGTGCCCACCAGAAAATCGGAATATAC AACAAAAATTATGGCGAAAGATGCAATTGCTCTATTGGATCATCTGGGTTGGAAAAAAGCCCACGTTTTTGGACATTCAATGG GAGCTATGATAGCTTCCAAATTGGCAGCTATGGTTCCCAATAGAGTTCTTTCTCTGGCTTTGTTAAATGTAACTGGTGGAGGCTTTCAATGTTTTCCAAAG CTTGAAAGACGAACTATATCCATTGCAATTCGTTTCTTAAGGGCGAAGACTCCTGAGCAGAGGGCAGCTGTGGACTTGGACACACACTACACAAAG GAATATCTTGAGGAATATGTTGGAGCTGACACAAGGAGAACAATTCTACATCAT GAATATGTGAAAGGTATATCTACAACTGGGATGCAGTCTAGTTGTGGTTTTGATGGTCAAATTAATGCATGCTGGACGCATAAAATGACAAATACAGAACTTGAATTGATTCGTTCAGCTGGATTTCTCATATCAATTATTCATGGCAGGTGGGCAGTCATTGCTCAGAATGTTACTCCTTGTTACAGCCCTTTtgagaaaattataatttatggAACACCTGAAagaatctctttttttttttttggactatATAGGTATGATGTCATTGCGCAAATATATTATGCAAGGAAACTTGCTGAGAAGTTGTATCCCTCTTCCAGAATGATAGACCTTCATGGAGGGCATCTAGTGAGTCATGAGAGGACAGAAGAG gttaatcaagctCTTTATGAGTTGATCAAGGCTTCAGAAATGAAGATCAGCCCAAGTGAGTGGACAAATTTGCCAATGGAAAGTTCTG GGACACAAATGTCACTACTCAGCAGATCAAATGCCGATGGAGGCTTCATGTTGAGCACCGTGGAGAAGCTACGTCTTTGCCTAGTATACCTTTTTGGTCTCTTGGTGTTGGTATACGAGTACATACGAAGAGCTTTGAGAAGTCTAAAACCAGTTAGA GAAAGGAAGGAGAAGCCCAACAGCCTACCTCTGTTCTTTTTGCAGGGTCTCGTGTATTAA
- the LOC131146168 gene encoding uncharacterized protein LOC131146168 isoform X2, which yields MPFCEVGGDGGASNGFKIFYKTYGHGPTKVLLIIGLAGTHDSWGPQIKGLTGTETPNDDDFTVVDRKPGGDGGNGLVEVCAFDNRGMGRSSVPTRKSEYTTKIMAKDAIALLDHLGWKKAHVFGHSMGAMIASKLAAMVPNRVLSLALLNVTGGGFQCFPKLERRTISIAIRFLRAKTPEQRAAVDLDTHYTKEYLEEYVGADTRRTILHHEYVKGISTTGMQSSCGFDGQINACWTHKMTNTELELIRSAGFLISIIHGRWAVIAQNVTPCYSPFEKIIIYGTPERISFFFFGLYRYDVIAQIYYARKLAEKLYPSSRMIDLHGGHLVSHERTEEVNQALYELIKASEMKISPSEWTNLPMESSGTQMSLLSRSNADGGFMLSTVEKLRLCLVYLFGLLVLVYEYIRRALRSLKPVRVGSTLT from the exons ATGCCCTTCTGTGAGGTCGGTGGAGATGGAGGTGCGAGCAATGGGTTCAAAATTTTCTACAAAACATATGGTCACGGGCCGACCAAAGTTCTTCTCATCATTG GTTTGGCTGGGACCCATGATTCGTGGGGTCCTCAAATTAAGGGACTAACGGGGACGGAGACTCCCAACGACGATGATTTCACGGTCGTTGATCGGAAACCAGGGGGTGATGGAGGCAATGGGCTTGTTGAGGTCTGCGCATTTGATAATCGTGGAATGGGTCGGAGCTCGGTGCCCACCAGAAAATCGGAATATAC AACAAAAATTATGGCGAAAGATGCAATTGCTCTATTGGATCATCTGGGTTGGAAAAAAGCCCACGTTTTTGGACATTCAATGG GAGCTATGATAGCTTCCAAATTGGCAGCTATGGTTCCCAATAGAGTTCTTTCTCTGGCTTTGTTAAATGTAACTGGTGGAGGCTTTCAATGTTTTCCAAAG CTTGAAAGACGAACTATATCCATTGCAATTCGTTTCTTAAGGGCGAAGACTCCTGAGCAGAGGGCAGCTGTGGACTTGGACACACACTACACAAAG GAATATCTTGAGGAATATGTTGGAGCTGACACAAGGAGAACAATTCTACATCAT GAATATGTGAAAGGTATATCTACAACTGGGATGCAGTCTAGTTGTGGTTTTGATGGTCAAATTAATGCATGCTGGACGCATAAAATGACAAATACAGAACTTGAATTGATTCGTTCAGCTGGATTTCTCATATCAATTATTCATGGCAGGTGGGCAGTCATTGCTCAGAATGTTACTCCTTGTTACAGCCCTTTtgagaaaattataatttatggAACACCTGAAagaatctctttttttttttttggactatATAGGTATGATGTCATTGCGCAAATATATTATGCAAGGAAACTTGCTGAGAAGTTGTATCCCTCTTCCAGAATGATAGACCTTCATGGAGGGCATCTAGTGAGTCATGAGAGGACAGAAGAG gttaatcaagctCTTTATGAGTTGATCAAGGCTTCAGAAATGAAGATCAGCCCAAGTGAGTGGACAAATTTGCCAATGGAAAGTTCTG GGACACAAATGTCACTACTCAGCAGATCAAATGCCGATGGAGGCTTCATGTTGAGCACCGTGGAGAAGCTACGTCTTTGCCTAGTATACCTTTTTGGTCTCTTGGTGTTGGTATACGAGTACATACGAAGAGCTTTGAGAAGTCTAAAACCAGTTAGAGTTGGGTCTACCCTTACATAG
- the LOC131146168 gene encoding uncharacterized protein LOC131146168 isoform X4 — protein sequence MPFCEVGGDGGASNGFKIFYKTYGHGPTKVLLIIGLAGTHDSWGPQIKGLTGTETPNDDDFTVVDRKPGGDGGNGLVEVCAFDNRGMGRSSVPTRKSEYTTKIMAKDAIALLDHLGWKKAHVFGHSMGAMIASKLAAMVPNRVLSLALLNVTGGGFQCFPKLERRTISIAIRFLRAKTPEQRAAVDLDTHYTKEYLEEYVGADTRRTILHHEYVKGISTTGMQSSCGFDGQINACWTHKMTNTELELIRSAGFLISIIHGRYDVIAQIYYARKLAEKLYPSSRMIDLHGGHLVSHERTEEVNQALYELIKASEMKISPSEWTNLPMESSGTQMSLLSRSNADGGFMLSTVEKLRLCLVYLFGLLVLVYEYIRRALRSLKPVRVGSTLT from the exons ATGCCCTTCTGTGAGGTCGGTGGAGATGGAGGTGCGAGCAATGGGTTCAAAATTTTCTACAAAACATATGGTCACGGGCCGACCAAAGTTCTTCTCATCATTG GTTTGGCTGGGACCCATGATTCGTGGGGTCCTCAAATTAAGGGACTAACGGGGACGGAGACTCCCAACGACGATGATTTCACGGTCGTTGATCGGAAACCAGGGGGTGATGGAGGCAATGGGCTTGTTGAGGTCTGCGCATTTGATAATCGTGGAATGGGTCGGAGCTCGGTGCCCACCAGAAAATCGGAATATAC AACAAAAATTATGGCGAAAGATGCAATTGCTCTATTGGATCATCTGGGTTGGAAAAAAGCCCACGTTTTTGGACATTCAATGG GAGCTATGATAGCTTCCAAATTGGCAGCTATGGTTCCCAATAGAGTTCTTTCTCTGGCTTTGTTAAATGTAACTGGTGGAGGCTTTCAATGTTTTCCAAAG CTTGAAAGACGAACTATATCCATTGCAATTCGTTTCTTAAGGGCGAAGACTCCTGAGCAGAGGGCAGCTGTGGACTTGGACACACACTACACAAAG GAATATCTTGAGGAATATGTTGGAGCTGACACAAGGAGAACAATTCTACATCAT GAATATGTGAAAGGTATATCTACAACTGGGATGCAGTCTAGTTGTGGTTTTGATGGTCAAATTAATGCATGCTGGACGCATAAAATGACAAATACAGAACTTGAATTGATTCGTTCAGCTGGATTTCTCATATCAATTATTCATGGCAG GTATGATGTCATTGCGCAAATATATTATGCAAGGAAACTTGCTGAGAAGTTGTATCCCTCTTCCAGAATGATAGACCTTCATGGAGGGCATCTAGTGAGTCATGAGAGGACAGAAGAG gttaatcaagctCTTTATGAGTTGATCAAGGCTTCAGAAATGAAGATCAGCCCAAGTGAGTGGACAAATTTGCCAATGGAAAGTTCTG GGACACAAATGTCACTACTCAGCAGATCAAATGCCGATGGAGGCTTCATGTTGAGCACCGTGGAGAAGCTACGTCTTTGCCTAGTATACCTTTTTGGTCTCTTGGTGTTGGTATACGAGTACATACGAAGAGCTTTGAGAAGTCTAAAACCAGTTAGAGTTGGGTCTACCCTTACATAG
- the LOC131146168 gene encoding uncharacterized protein LOC131146168 isoform X3 — protein MPFCEVGGDGGASNGFKIFYKTYGHGPTKVLLIIGLAGTHDSWGPQIKGLTGTETPNDDDFTVVDRKPGGDGGNGLVEVCAFDNRGMGRSSVPTRKSEYTTKIMAKDAIALLDHLGWKKAHVFGHSMGAMIASKLAAMVPNRVLSLALLNVTGGGFQCFPKLERRTISIAIRFLRAKTPEQRAAVDLDTHYTKEYLEEYVGADTRRTILHHEYVKGISTTGMQSSCGFDGQINACWTHKMTNTELELIRSAGFLISIIHGRYDVIAQIYYARKLAEKLYPSSRMIDLHGGHLVSHERTEEVNQALYELIKASEMKISPSEWTNLPMESSGTQMSLLSRSNADGGFMLSTVEKLRLCLVYLFGLLVLVYEYIRRALRSLKPVRERKEKPNSLPLFFLQGLVY, from the exons ATGCCCTTCTGTGAGGTCGGTGGAGATGGAGGTGCGAGCAATGGGTTCAAAATTTTCTACAAAACATATGGTCACGGGCCGACCAAAGTTCTTCTCATCATTG GTTTGGCTGGGACCCATGATTCGTGGGGTCCTCAAATTAAGGGACTAACGGGGACGGAGACTCCCAACGACGATGATTTCACGGTCGTTGATCGGAAACCAGGGGGTGATGGAGGCAATGGGCTTGTTGAGGTCTGCGCATTTGATAATCGTGGAATGGGTCGGAGCTCGGTGCCCACCAGAAAATCGGAATATAC AACAAAAATTATGGCGAAAGATGCAATTGCTCTATTGGATCATCTGGGTTGGAAAAAAGCCCACGTTTTTGGACATTCAATGG GAGCTATGATAGCTTCCAAATTGGCAGCTATGGTTCCCAATAGAGTTCTTTCTCTGGCTTTGTTAAATGTAACTGGTGGAGGCTTTCAATGTTTTCCAAAG CTTGAAAGACGAACTATATCCATTGCAATTCGTTTCTTAAGGGCGAAGACTCCTGAGCAGAGGGCAGCTGTGGACTTGGACACACACTACACAAAG GAATATCTTGAGGAATATGTTGGAGCTGACACAAGGAGAACAATTCTACATCAT GAATATGTGAAAGGTATATCTACAACTGGGATGCAGTCTAGTTGTGGTTTTGATGGTCAAATTAATGCATGCTGGACGCATAAAATGACAAATACAGAACTTGAATTGATTCGTTCAGCTGGATTTCTCATATCAATTATTCATGGCAG GTATGATGTCATTGCGCAAATATATTATGCAAGGAAACTTGCTGAGAAGTTGTATCCCTCTTCCAGAATGATAGACCTTCATGGAGGGCATCTAGTGAGTCATGAGAGGACAGAAGAG gttaatcaagctCTTTATGAGTTGATCAAGGCTTCAGAAATGAAGATCAGCCCAAGTGAGTGGACAAATTTGCCAATGGAAAGTTCTG GGACACAAATGTCACTACTCAGCAGATCAAATGCCGATGGAGGCTTCATGTTGAGCACCGTGGAGAAGCTACGTCTTTGCCTAGTATACCTTTTTGGTCTCTTGGTGTTGGTATACGAGTACATACGAAGAGCTTTGAGAAGTCTAAAACCAGTTAGA GAAAGGAAGGAGAAGCCCAACAGCCTACCTCTGTTCTTTTTGCAGGGTCTCGTGTATTAA